A single window of Leptospira koniambonensis DNA harbors:
- the flgG gene encoding flagellar basal-body rod protein FlgG has translation MMRSLWTAATGMIAQQFHIDTISNNLANVNTTGFKKNRADFEDLVYQHMVLAGTPATSVSEIPTGVNVGHGVRAAASQKLFEIGSFQATGNKLDLAITSEMGFFKIQMPDGSFAFTRDGSYKIDSNQQVVTSNGYLLEPPLILPEGAILNTLMISEQGEVTVKIGADIRPTVIGQVELYRFVNPAGLQAIGKNLFQETVASGPEIPGTPGMEGFGNVLQGFLEMSNVKIVEEMVNMIVAQRAYESNSKAIQTSDNMLSTAIGLKR, from the coding sequence ATGATGCGTTCCCTTTGGACTGCCGCGACCGGAATGATCGCTCAGCAATTTCATATAGATACTATTTCCAACAACTTGGCAAACGTGAATACCACCGGTTTCAAAAAGAACCGCGCGGATTTTGAGGACTTAGTTTACCAACATATGGTTTTGGCAGGAACTCCTGCTACTTCCGTGAGCGAAATTCCTACAGGTGTGAATGTGGGTCACGGGGTGAGGGCAGCTGCTTCTCAGAAATTATTCGAGATCGGTTCCTTCCAAGCAACAGGTAACAAGTTGGACCTTGCGATCACAAGTGAGATGGGATTTTTCAAGATCCAAATGCCTGACGGAAGTTTTGCATTCACTCGTGACGGTTCTTATAAAATAGATTCTAACCAACAAGTAGTTACATCTAACGGGTATTTGTTGGAGCCGCCTCTTATTCTTCCAGAAGGAGCAATCCTAAACACTCTGATGATCTCAGAGCAGGGAGAAGTTACAGTTAAGATTGGAGCGGATATCCGTCCCACTGTGATCGGTCAGGTGGAACTTTATCGTTTCGTGAACCCTGCGGGTCTCCAAGCGATCGGTAAAAACTTATTCCAAGAGACTGTTGCTTCCGGTCCCGAAATTCCTGGAACTCCTGGTATGGAAGGTTTTGGGAATGTTCTGCAAGGATTCTTAGAGATGTCTAACGTTAAAATCGTAGAAGAGATGGTGAATATGATCGTGGCTCAAAGAGCTTATGAATCTAATTCTAAAGCCATCCAGACTTCCGATAACATGTTATCTACTGCAATCGGACTGAAACGTTAA